AAAGCGTTAGAAAGCTTTAAAGTATCTAATGATATAAACGCAATCATGCAAGGAATACGGATGACGCATTATCAAATTATGAACCTTCTTCAAAGCTATGGAATTGAAAAGATAGAGGCAGCAGGGGAATTTAATCCAATGGAGCATGAAGCTTTAGAAACTCTAAAAACAAAAGAGTATAGAAATAATCAAATCGTCAAAGTCCTTCAAGCAGGATATAAATATAAAGGTAAAGTTATAAGACCGGCAAAAGTAGTAGTTGCTATATCTGAGGAAGAAGAAATAACATAATGAATTTTTATAAACTTCTTGGCTTAAAAATAGATGCTACCGAAGAAGAGATAAAAAAAGCCTTCAGAAAGCAAGCCAAAAAGTTCCATCCTGATTTAAACAAAGATTCGGAAGAAATTTTCAAGCTTATCAACCAAGCATATAAAACTCTCATAGACCCAGAAAAAAGAAGTTCTTATAATAACATTCTTGGAAAATCAAATCTTTTAAATGTATTTGAGGAAAAACTTCTTGAATTTTTAGGATTTACTGATAAGCCAAAAAATGGTTCAAACATTCATATAACTCTAAAAGTTAGTCTAAAAGATGCTATTTTGGGTAGTGAAAAAGTCATCACTTACAAAAGATACAAAACATGTGAAAATTGTGAAGGTTCGGGTCTCTCACAATCAAGCAAGATTGTAAAGTGTAAAAAATGCGATGGAATTGGCAAAATCCAGACAAAAATAGGAAAAATCGTTTGTTTTAATTGTTTTGGTAAAGGATATGAAATTCTAAATCCTTGTGAAAAATGTAAAGGACAAGGCTATTATAAAGGATTAGAATCTATTAAAATTAACATTCCAAAAGGTATTGATGATGGAGAAAGGTTAAGAATTAGAAATTTAGGTCATGATGGTATAAGCGGTGGAAAAAGCGGAGACCTGATAATAAGATTTAAGCTGGTTGAAAATGTTTTTAAAAAAATAGGCAATGATTTGTATCTAAAATTAAAATTACAAAAGCCATTGGAAGAGTATGAAATTCTGAGAATTAAAACAATAACAGATGAGATTTTAGAGTTAAAAATTCCAAAGGAAGAACAATTACCTTTAACTTTAAAAATTCCAAAGGAAGGCTATATAGACAAATCTGGAAATAGAGGAAATTTATACATTTATATTTTTTAAAGGTATGTAAGTCATGTTGGTTTGGAAAAATTAAAATAAATTATAAGACTCTTAGTTTGTTGCTTACTGACAAAAACTCTTAAACTGCGTCATTCTGCAACCGGTGAAGAATCTCCGTCCTTTTATACTCCTATTTTGTCATTCTGAGCGTCAGCGAAGAATCCCCTGCTTTTCTTTTCAAAAAATCAAAAGAGGAGATCCTTCGGACTAAAGTCCTCAGGACAGACAGAAGTACAAGTAATTCTAATTCCCATACTTCTTTTAGCTTATACAATTTATATTAAAACATTCCCGGTGGTTTTCCTTTTGATACTATAAGTCTTTCTACTGGTTGTCCTTCAATTATATGTTTTTGAACTATCTCCTCTACGTCGGCTGGAGTAACGTTTCCATACCAGATAGCATCAGGATATACAACTACATTTGGACCAAACATACATGGACCTAAGCAACCTGTTGCAGTTACTGCCATTTTGTTAAAAAGCCCTTTTGTCATTAATGCTTCTTGGAATTTCATAAAAATTTGGTCAGAGCCCTTATCACCACAAGATGGCATTCCTGGTGGTTTTCTTTGCATACATACAAAAACATGTCTAAATTCTGACATACTAAGACCTCCTGTTATAAATTTTCTCCTTCAGATTATATAAAAATAGCGTAGATTTTTAAATGATTTAAATTAGAAATTTTATATAGAGCTTTCTTAAGCTAACTATGATAATAAAATCCAAACTCCTCAGAAAGAATGCCTTTAATTACCATTTCATTTAAAACTGTAAAAACATCAAATTTTCCATCTACCGATTCTATGATTTTATCAATATAAACCTTATCAGACCCTATGATTTGAAGTATAAATTTTTCTTCCTCTGTTAAATCTAAAACTTTTTCAAAATTTTCCTTTTTAAAATTTAAAAATGGTAAATGGTCTTTAAAATCTTCAAAGCTTGTTATTGGAATAGCTCCATCTTTTATAAGAAGATTATTACCTGTTGCAGAAGATAGATTTATGTTTGCCGGAACTGTAAAAACTAACCTACCGTAGTCGTTAGCATAATTAGCTGTTATTAAACTTCCTGATTTTTCTTGTGCTTCAATTACAAACGTTCCATAAGTCAATCCGGCTATAATTCTATTTCTATTTGGAAATGTGTATTGTGAAGGTTTTGTTCCAAACGGAAATTCAGAAATAATACAACCTTTCTCTGAGATTTCTTCATAAAGCTTTTTATTTTCGTAAGGATACACTATATCAATACCATTGCCTAAAACCGCAATAGTATAACCATTTTCTTTTAAAGTTATTCTGTGTGCCAAGGTATCAATTCCGGAGGCAAGTCCAGAAACTATAGTTACACCATTCTTTGCCAATTCTTTAACGATAGAGTTTACTACATAAAGACCATAATTAGAATACTTTCTCGTTCCAACAACAGAAAGAGAGTTATCTAAATTATTTAAATTACCTTTAACATACAAAACCATTGGTGGGTCTGGAATTTCTTTTAGCAGCTTAGGATAGTTTTCAGAAGAAAATGGAATTATCCGGACGTTGTATTTTAAAGCTTTCTCATACTCTTTTAAAGCTCTTTCTCTTAAAGATTTATCTCTATTTACAATTAAATTTGCTATATTTTCACCAAAGTTTTCTTTTAGCTGATTAAAATCTGTATTAAGAATATTTTCCGAAGTTTTAAATTTGAGTATTAAATTTTTAAAAGTTATATTCCCAATACCTTTTATAAATGAAATTTCAAGAGAGCTTAGAATCTCATTCAATATTGATACTCCTTCTCATTGTGTTAAAATATTAGTATAACATAGGCCTGAGGTTGCTATGTCAGACGGGA
This is a stretch of genomic DNA from Sulfurihydrogenibium sp. YO3AOP1. It encodes these proteins:
- a CDS encoding J domain-containing protein; amino-acid sequence: MNFYKLLGLKIDATEEEIKKAFRKQAKKFHPDLNKDSEEIFKLINQAYKTLIDPEKRSSYNNILGKSNLLNVFEEKLLEFLGFTDKPKNGSNIHITLKVSLKDAILGSEKVITYKRYKTCENCEGSGLSQSSKIVKCKKCDGIGKIQTKIGKIVCFNCFGKGYEILNPCEKCKGQGYYKGLESIKINIPKGIDDGERLRIRNLGHDGISGGKSGDLIIRFKLVENVFKKIGNDLYLKLKLQKPLEEYEILRIKTITDEILELKIPKEEQLPLTLKIPKEGYIDKSGNRGNLYIYIF
- a CDS encoding (2Fe-2S) ferredoxin domain-containing protein, translating into MSEFRHVFVCMQRKPPGMPSCGDKGSDQIFMKFQEALMTKGLFNKMAVTATGCLGPCMFGPNVVVYPDAIWYGNVTPADVEEIVQKHIIEGQPVERLIVSKGKPPGMF
- the dprA gene encoding DNA-processing protein DprA, with amino-acid sequence MNEILSSLEISFIKGIGNITFKNLILKFKTSENILNTDFNQLKENFGENIANLIVNRDKSLRERALKEYEKALKYNVRIIPFSSENYPKLLKEIPDPPMVLYVKGNLNNLDNSLSVVGTRKYSNYGLYVVNSIVKELAKNGVTIVSGLASGIDTLAHRITLKENGYTIAVLGNGIDIVYPYENKKLYEEISEKGCIISEFPFGTKPSQYTFPNRNRIIAGLTYGTFVIEAQEKSGSLITANYANDYGRLVFTVPANINLSSATGNNLLIKDGAIPITSFEDFKDHLPFLNFKKENFEKVLDLTEEEKFILQIIGSDKVYIDKIIESVDGKFDVFTVLNEMVIKGILSEEFGFYYHS